In Alosa sapidissima isolate fAloSap1 chromosome 5, fAloSap1.pri, whole genome shotgun sequence, the genomic stretch CCATAATGTGTTATTCGAGTGTATTATAAAGAACTGTATTACTGTAAAGAGCGTCATTTCTGTACAACGTGTACACACCATGGCTATGGCCTGACAATCAACCACTGAACATAACACCACAAAGGCAGTGTCGCTgtccgcaaaaagagtgctgaAACCACTGGCATACGCATGTACGCACAGCGGAACACATAAACACGCATGCGCGCTCAATCACAAAATGACTCACAAACAGCCGGTGTTCGGACATCAAGTGATAGGGCAAAATACAACATCATTTCGTAtagaaaaaaatgtgttttctgctgcagaTCTTTCTTAAGAGACACACAGTTTGTCGCAACAAACTAAAAGGATTAGAAGTACACAAACGAAGTATACAAAATGACACACCAATCTATTTACACAATAAAAAAGTGTCACATACAAAGTGATTATTGAACGAGGGAGACCGTGTATTCAGACAGGACTGTTTTCTTACCTGTTGGCACTCGAATGTCCATGCACTGTCTGGTAATGATGCATCAAGCCCACGTAATGTGTCTTTAAagtcaagagtgctgctgggtTTGACGAGAGTTAAGTCACTAAACTCCGACATTGGAGACAAATAAGACCCAAACGACTGGCTCTGAGACATCATGTCTCCTCCCAGAACCTCCACATACTTAATAGGCCCGTCAGTGTTGAGCTGGATCTGTAGGTTTCTGTTGGGATTCTTGTATCCATCAGAATCTCCTCTAATGCAGCAGCTAGCACTGCCTCTACTGCTCCTGGCGCATTTAATTAACAAGATGAAAAACGTTAACAACGACAACACGGACACCGAGGCTAACGACAGGATCAAATAAAAGGTGATTTTACTGTTTTTCTTGTCTTTCTCAATGCCTTTTTGTCTGAAGTCTGAGATGGGTTCGTGTAGTCCGTCCTCTATCAGTATGTCCACTGTGACTGTGGTGGACTGGACTGGCTCTCCATTGTCCTTGATCTCTATTAGCAGTCTCTGAGAGGCGTCATCCTGCTCTGAAACAGAGCGTTTAGTCCTCACCTCTCCAGTATAGAGATTCACAGCAAACAGAGTCGAGTCTGTAGCTTCCGTGAGTCTATAGGAAATCCAGGCGTTGTGGCCCGAGTCAGCATCCACAGCGGTCACCTTGGTGACGAGGTGCCCCGTTTTAGCAGACCGGGGCATCCTCTGATGAGACACAGACCCCATGGCCGCGGAGGGGTAAATCACGGCGGGGATATTGTCGTTTTGGTCCATAATAAAAACATTAACAGTAGCGTTGCTGCTGAGAGACGGAGAACCCTGGTCGTTAGCTTGAACTATGATTTGGAATAATTTAGCTTTCTCATAATCAAATGAGTTCATGCTATAGATTGTTCCGTTCTCGCTATTGATATAGAAATAGGATGTGACTGGAATGTCATTAAATTTTGTGTCTTTGATAGAATACATAATCTTTGCGTTTTTATCTTGGTCTTTGTCGAAGGCAACCACAGAGAACAAAGATGTGCCTGCTTGGTTGTTTTCTTTAATATAAACTTCATATAAAGACTGAACAAACGCGGGTGGGTTATCATTTATGTCGAGGATTTTTACTTTGATAGTTTTGCTAGTAGTGAGTGAAGGCGAACCAAAGTCGGAGGCTAATATCTCTACACTCACCTCTGGAGTCATTTCGCGGTCTAATAGTGAATTCGTAATTAAAGAGTAATGATTTTCATATGATGAGTTTAATTTAAAAGGACATTTTGTCGGCAGATTTAAATTGACTTTCCCATTGGCATTTGAGTCTAAATCTCTGACATTAATCAGGGCAACAACAGTTCCAATTGGAGCATTCTCTTTTACCGGACTTGGCAAGGATGTAAGTATGATCTCCGGTGCGTTATCGTTCTCATCCACAATATCTATATTGACCGAGGAATCACCCTGGAGCTCCGGCTGCCCTTTATCTTTAGCACCAACATCAAACGTGTATGATTTCCACTCTTCGTAGTCTAATTTGCCAATTACTGTGATTTCTCCTGTGTCGGCATTGATTTCAAAGGCGCCTTTTACAGCATCGGATGTGTGCGCTCCAAAATAATAAGAAATTTCTCCATTTGTCCCTTCATCTAAATCTGTAGCTTTTAATGTAAGGACAACAAACCCAGCCGTGGCGCTTTCAGATACTGATGCTTTATAAGAAGTTAGTTCGAATCTAGGTTCGTTGTCATTAATATCTTGAACATGCACTTGTATATGAGTGGTGCCTGTTTTTGATGGCCTTCCCCCATCTATAGCTGTCAGCACAAGATTGTGTATTGattgcctctctctgtctaaagCTTTATCTACGATTAACTCTGGTACTTTTCTTCCATCTTTTAGAGTTTTAACATTAAGCCGAAAACAATCGTTGTCGGATAGAGAGTATGACTGTAACGAATTGCTGCCAACATCAGGATCTTCCGCGCTTTCAAGTGAGAACCTCTTGCCAAGTGTAATAGATTCGGGGATTTTTAGCACGCTCTCCTTTGAATTGAATTCCGGGGCGTTATCATTTATGTCCTGTATATGTATTTCAGCACGATGCATCTGCAAAGGATTCTCTATAACGACTTGTAATGGCAAGACACAATCTGCATTTTGTCTACAAAGACTTTCTCTGTCTATTCTCTGATCGACAAGCAGCTCACCTTTTGCCAAATCCACAGTGAAATATCGGTTACCAGATTCTGAGGCTATTCGTAACTTACGATTTGCGATGTCACGGACGTCCAAATTCAGATCCTTAGCTATATTTCCAACTACAGAGCCCTCCTTTAACTCCTCTGGAACGGTGTAGCGGATCTGTGCTTTTACGGGATTGCACAAAAGAACCAAAGGCAATATCCACAACGCCCGCCATACCCAAGCTCTAATACGCCAGAGATGTTTCATTTCTCCGATGTTACAGTCCTCTCCTTAGATCCGTGTACATCTTAAATCCAAAAATCATCGCGTCCCTGCTCGGGGTAGCATTCTCTTTGGAAAACCGATCGGTTTGTATGGATGATCATTTATGCTACCACTGGGCGCTCTTTGTCACTGAATGTAGCTTTAGCAATGGAGAGGATTGGATACAAAGCTGCGCGAGGGGAGGGAGTAGATCTCTTTGTACAGTCTCACACGCTATTGGTCTAACCCTCAGCCAGGTCTAGTCCAATGAATGGCACAGTGGCTCTTAAAGGCGCAGTTTCTATATGCACTGGATTGTTGccaaaattcacacacacacacacacacacaaacacacacacacacacacacacacacactgacgttcTCTGTTTAAGAAAATGGAATAGCCTACATTCAATCTAATATTTCTTTAAAGCTTTCAAGCATTACCTAGTTTACGTTATAGCCTATTTTTACATAACATTAGCTACCACTTTTTCTTTCTGAATAATAGATCAGCACAACTGCATGAACTGCACAAACGGCGTTGAGTTGAATTTGCGGTACAGCCTGACGTCGGGCCATGTTTTGGCCTTGTAATGCGTTACAGATTATTATGGTTTTACCCAGACACGAatatgaacgtgtgtgtgtatgtgtgtgtgtgtgtgtgtgtgtgtgtgtgtgtgtgtgtgtgtgtgtgtgagagagagagagagagagtacagaagGACATAACAAATTAACCGTATTACAAAAAAACTtgatcaaacacatacacatatgtgcCAGACAAATGTAAATGTGTCATTATGTGGTAGTATTAATGCAAACAGTAATGTGCATACCATTGACTGTGGTTATGTAACTCCAACAAATCTATGCACGGTCATAGATAATAAGAACGACATGTACAAAAATGTGATGGCATATGATGAAATCACTATCTCACCTGCTGACACTCGAACGTCCATGCGCTGTCTGGTAATGACGCATCAGGCCCCCGTAATGTATCCTTAAAGTCAAGTGTGCTGCTCGGTTTTACAAGAGTTAAGTCACTAAACTCCGACATTGGAGACAAATAAGACCCAAACGACTGGCTCTGAGACATCATGTCTCCTCCCAGAACCTCCACATACTTAATAGGCCCGTCAGTGTTGAGCTGGATCTGTAGGTTTCTGTTGGGATTCTTATATCCGTCAGAATCTCTTCTGATGCAGCAGCTACCATCGCCTCTGCTATTTCTAGCACACTTAATAATTAGTATGAAAAAGGTCAACAAAGACAAGACAGATATTGAGGCTAGAGATAGTATCAAATAGAAGGTGATTTTACTGTTTTTCTTGTCTTTCTCAGTGGCTTTCTGTCTGAAGTCTGACATGGGTTCGTGTAGTCCGTCCTCTATCAGTATGTCCACTGTGACTGTGGTGGACTGGACTGGCTCTCCATTGTCCTTGATCTCTATTAGCAGTCTCTGAGAGGCGTCATCCTGCTCTGAAACAGAGCGTTTAGTCCTCACCTCTCCAGTATAAAGATTCACAGCGAACAGAGACGAGTCTGTAGCTTCCGCGAGTCTATAGGAAATCCAGGCGTTGTGGCCCGAGTCAGCATCCACAGCTGTTACTTTGGTAACGAGGTGCCCCGTTTTAGCAGACCGGGGCATCCTCTGATGAGACACAGACCCCGTGATCGCGGAGGGGTAAATGACAGCGGGGATATTGTCGTTTTGATCCAGAATAAAAACATTAACGGTAGCGTTGCTGCTAAGAGATGGAATGCCCTGGTCTTTGCACTGCACAATAATTTGGAATAGTTTCAGTTTCTCGTAATCAAATGAATTCATGCTGTAAATTGTGCCATTTTCGGCATTGATATAAAAATAACTGGAGGCTGGTATATCCTGAAACTTGGTGTCTCCTATGGAATACGTTAGCATTGAGTTCTTATCCTGGTCTTTGTCTGTGGCGGAAACGGAGAACAAGGACGCCCCTGCTGGGTTGTTTTCCCGGACATATACATCATAGGATGCGTGTGTAAAAACGGGAGGGTTGTCATTGATATCAAGTATTTTAACGTTAACAATTTTGCTTGTTGTTAGTGGGGGCGAACCTAAATCAGAGGCAATTATTTTGACATCATACTCTGTTTTAACTTCACGGTCCAAGAGAGAATCTGTCACTAAAGAATAATGATCATCAAATGAGGGTTTTAATTTAAAAGGATAACCTGGAGCAACTCtcagtttaatttttccattgTCTCCTGAATCCAAGTCTATAACGTTAAGCAAGGCCACAGCAGTTCCAATAGTAGCGTTTTCACTGACTGGACTAGGTAGTGATGTTAATTGTATTTCAGGTTCATTGTCATTCTCATCAAGAATATTAATTTGAACAGAAGAATGCCCCTCTAGTTCTGGTTGTCCTTTGTCTTTTGCGCTCACATCAAACGTATATATTCTAACGTCCTCATAATCTAGCTGACAAATAGCTGTTATTTCTCCCGTTTCAGAATTCACACTAAATGCTTTTTTCACAGAATCTGAAGTGTGCTCGCCAAAAAAATACTCAACTTCTCCGTTAGGCCCTTCATCTAAGTCAGTGGCCTGTATAGAAAGTACACTTTCTCCAATTGCTGCATTCTCCTTTATAGTTGCTTTATACAACGTTTGGCCAAACTTGGGTTCATTGTCATTACTATCTTGGATATTTATCTGTATTAAAGCCGTCCCCGACTTCACCGGGTTCCCTCCATCTAAAGCCTTTAAAATTAACCTGTAAATGgcttgtttctctctgtctaaaGATTTCTCTACTAATAGTTCTGGTACCTTTCTTCCATCTTCCAATGTTTTCACATTCAGACGAAAAAAGTCATTACTGTTCAAAGTGTACGAGTGCAAGCTATTGGTACCAACGTCTGAGTCGTCTGCACTATCCAATGGGAATCGTGCTCCGGGGGTGATTGATTCTGCTATTTTTAactgtatttcttttttatgaAAATGAGGAGCATTGTCGTTTATATCCTGTATCTCAACCTCTACGCGATGTTGCTGCAGTGGGTTTTCAATAACTATTTGTAATGGTAACACGCAAACAGTATTTTGCCCACAGAGAGTTTCTCTGTCTATTCTGCTATTAACAACCAGCTCACCCTTCGCCAGATCCACGGTAAAGTATTGTTTACTTGACACAGATGCAATCCTCAATTTTCGGTCAGATATTGCCGTAACGTCCAGCCCCAGGTCCTTTGCAATATTTCCAACAACAGAACCCTCTTTTAACTCCTCCGGAATGGTGTAGCGAATCTGGGATTCAGCTGTACTCCATAACAGAACGATAAGCAATATGCATAACGTCCACCATGGCCATCCTcgaatacgcctgaaatggttCATTTCTCCGACTGTAGTGTCGATTTCTCCATCAATACACGTATTTCCCCCATCCACATGCTAACAGTAGCATAAACAtcacatatgtatgtgtgagaatcCACAAAGCGATCACTACAGTCCTTGTCAATGCGAACACACCCTCCTCTCATAAACCTCTGATGAGTGCAAGAGCTACAACGCGGTGCAGGAGCCAGGGAGTGGATCTCTTTATACAGGCTCGGGTGCTATTGGACGCGAGGTCTCTTCAGTCTAAACCAATGAGTAGCAAGACATTATTTAAAGGCACACTCTTCTCTGTTATGGACTTAAATTCATACTGCCTCTGTGGCCGATGATAACGCAACTAATTACTGTAAGCGGACATCATGCAAACACATTCCATTTTTTATccaaattcatttttttttatatgaggTATATTTGCCTATACAACCATGAGTAGATGAAAGAAAAATGTTGATGTAAATGAAATGACGGATTTCCTTTCAAGATGAGCACAGATTTCAGACAGTGCTTGTCGCTGTCCACTCTCTCAGTGCTTAAACGTGAACGCCATTGCAGTCATGTTGCTTTGATTGCTAAATGCCTGTAGGTgtcaccaaagatccttgactACTGACTACTATGATGTACCACTGTCGCGGACTGCATTCAattaacacacatgcaaacgcaTGTCTTTGTATCCATGTGCATATTAACACATACATTAGTTAAGTACAGAAAATAATTAAAACTCAAAATATGTGAAAGGACACAAATATGGGCACGCAATTACTTGCAAAATAGCCATATCAGAGACAATATAATCTAGCCTAAAGTACCAGTGCATATAAACACAGCACAAGATCAACAGCATTGATACCTAATATTTCAACACATCAGTGTAaatgttattatttttaaaCAATGATCTTGTCTCACCTGTTGACACTCAAAGGTCCATGCGCTGTCTGGTAATGACGCATCGAGACCACGCAATGTATCCTTAAAGTCTAGAGTGCTGCTGGGCTTGACGAGAGTTAAGTCACTGAACTCCGACATTGGAGACAAATATGACCCAAACGACTGACTCTGAGACATCATGTCTCCTCCCAGAACCTCCACATACTTTATAGGCCCGTCAGTGTTGAGCTGGATCTGTAGGTTTCTATTTGGATTTTTGTATCCGTCAGAATCTCTTCTAATGCAGCAGCTAGCATCGCCTCTACTGTTTCTAGCACACTTAATTAGAAGTATGAAAAAAGTCAGCAGAGATAATACAGATACTGATGCCAAAGAGAGGATCAAGTAGAAAGTGATTTTACTGTTTTTCTTGTCTTTCTCAGTGGTTTTCTGTCTGAAGTCTGAGATGGGTTCGTGTAGTCCGTCCTCTATCAGTATGTCCACTGTGACTGTGGTGGACTGGACTGGCTCTCCATTGTCCTTGATCTCTATTAGCAGTCTCTGAGAGGCGTCATCCTGCTCTGAAACAGAGCGTTTAGTCCTCACCTCTCCAGTGTAAAGATTCACAGCGAACAGAGACGAGTCTGTAGCTTCCGCGAGTCTATAGGAAATCCAGGCGTTGTGGCCCGAGTCAGCATCCACAGCTGTTACCTTTGTGACAAGGTGCCCCGTTTTAGCAGACCGGGGCATCCTCTGATGAGACACAGAGCCCATGATCGCGGAGGGATATATGACAGCGGGGGCATTGTCGTTTTGATCCAGAATAAAAACATTAACGGTAGCGTTGTTGCTAAGAGATGGAGTGCCATGGTCTTTGCACTGCACAATAATTTGGAATAGTTTCAGTTTCTCGTAATCAAATGAATTCATGCTGTAAATTGTGCCATTTTCAGCATTAATATAAAAATAGCTAGAGGCTGGTATATCCTGAAACTTAGTGTCTCCTATGGAATATGTTAGCATTGAGTTCTTATCCTGGTCTTTGTCTGTGGCGACAACAGAGCACAAGGACGCCCCTGCTGGGTTGTTTTCCCGGACATATACATCATAGGATGCGTGCGTAAAAGCGGGAGCGTTATCATTGATGTCAAGTATTTTAACGTTCACATATTTGCTAGTTGTTAATGGGGGTGAGCCTAAATCAGTAGCAATTATTTTAACATCATACTCTGAATTAACTTCACGGTCCAAAAGAGAGTCTGTCACTAAAGAGTAGTGGTCATCGAAAGAGGGCTTTAATTTAAATGGATAACCAGGAGCAACACTCAGTTTAACTTTTCCATTGTCTCCTGAATCTAAGTCTTTAACATTAATCAAGGCCACAGCAGTTCCGACAGTGGCGTTTTCACGGACTGGACTTGGCATTGATGTTAATTTGATTTCAGGTTCATTATCATTCTCGTCGATAATATCTATTTGAACTGAAGAATGCCCTTGTAATTCTGGATGTCCTTTGTCTTTCGCACTAACATCAAACGTGTATATTTTAACGTCCTCGTAATCTAGATGACCAATAACTGTAACTTCACCTGTTAGAGAGTTCACACCAAATGCCTCTTTGACTGAATCGGAAGTGTGCGCGCCGAAGAAATATTCCACTTCTCCATTAGGACCTTCATCGAAGTCGCTGGCCATTATAGAAAACACACTTTGTCCAATTGTAGCACTTTCTTTAACAGTCGCTTTATACAATGTTTGGCCAAATTTTGGTTCATTGTCATTGATATCCTGGACAGTGACCTGGATCAATGCCGTCCCTGACTTCACCGGATTGCCCCCATCTAAAGCCTTTAAAATGATCCTGTAATTTGCTTGTTTCTCTCTATCCAGGGGTTTTTCTACTATCAATTCAGGCACCTTCCTTCCATCTTTAAGTGTTTTCACATTCAGGCGAAAAAAATCATTGttcaaagtgtatgtgtgtaagctaTTGCTACCGACATCTGGGTCGTCTGCACTTTCCAATGGAAATCGTGTTCCGGGAGCTATTGATTCTGGTATTGTTAACTGTATTTCTTTTAGATGAAAATGCGGAGCATTGTCGTTTATATCTTGTATTTCAACCTCTACACGATGTTGCTGTAAAGGGTTTTCAATAACTACTTGTAATGGTAACAAGCAAGCAGCATTCTGTCCACATAacgtctctctatctatccggTCATTAACAACCAGCTCACCCTTCGCCAGGTCCACGGTGAAGTATTGCTTGCTGGATTCAGATGCAATCCGTAATTTTCGATCATATATTACGGATACTTCCAGGCCTAGGTCCTTTGCTATATTACCAACGACAGACCCTTCTTTTAACTCCTCCGGAATGGTGTAGCGAATCTGAGATTCAGCTGTACTCCACAAAAGAACGATAACAAATATGCATAATGTCCACCACATACATCCTCCCAAACGTTTTAAGTGCTTCATTTTTCCGACGGCGGTATCGACATCTCCTTTAAAAAACGTATTTTTGCCATCCACATACTAACACAAACACCACTCATGCTATGTACATTTAGAAATCCACAAAGCGATTGCTACCATCTTTGTCAACGTGAGCACACCCTCATCTCGTAAAGCTCTGATCAGTGCAAAGGCTTCTACGCGGTGCAAGAGTCAGGGAGTGGATCTCTTTGTACAGGCTCGCGTGCTATTGGATGCAAGCTTTCTTCAGTCTGACCCAATGATCAGCAAGATACATTTTAAAGGTACAGTGTTCACTGTTATGCACTCAAATGTGTATTGCTGGTTGATTAATAAGGCAACTAATATGACAGAGTCATGAAAACACATCCTATGCTTATCCAGTTTCATTTTTTATCTATATGAGGTTTTGTTTACAGCTATGAAAAGATAAATGTTAAACAAAATGAAGAGACGGTATTTATTTCAGAGGAAATCACATATTTCAGACATTGCTCGTCTCTGTCCGCTCTGTCAGTGCTGAAATTTGAACCCCATTGCTACCATGCTGCTTTGATCACTAAACGTCGGTAGGTGTCACTATAaaactaggcctactataaaCTACCACTGCAACATATAGACTGCATTCAAACATATGCAAATGCATGAATTATTGCACTAATGTGCAATTTATTCGTTAATTAGTTAAGTTAAGTGTAGGTAAGatttgaaactgtagaaattGTATTCTGAATACTGATACTGAACATATTTAGAAGGACACACAATGTCTTCTTCCACTCCCCATAACCATAAGCAAAATCAGAAAATGTGTATAGTTTCAGCGCATGTAGTTGTCAACAGATATACCAAACACGAAACAACACCAGATAAGCAGTATGAAAGCCTATTCATAATGTCTCAACAAATAATGGATGTTAAAAGGAGAATTACGCAATATTGTCTCACCTGTTGGCACTCGAACGTCCATGCGCTGTCAGGCAATGACGCATCTAGCCCACGTAATGTATCCTTAAAGTCAAGCGTGCTGCTCGGTTTTACGAGAGTCAAGTCACTGAACTCCGACATTGGAGACAAATAAGACCCAAACGACTGACTCTGAGACATCATGTCTCCTCCCAGAACCTCCACATACTTAATAGGCCCGTCAGTGTTGAGCTGGATCTGTAGGTTTCTGTTGGGATTCTTGTATCCATCAGAATCTCTTCTAATACAGCAGCTACCACTGTCTCTGCTGCTTCTAGCACATTTAATTAGAAGTATGAAAAAAGTCAGCAGAGATAGTACAGACACTGATGCTAGCGATAGAATTAAATAGAAGGTAATTTTACTATTTTTCTTGTCTTTCTCAGTGGTTTTCTGTCTGAAGTCTGAGATGGGTTCGTGTAGTCCGTCCTCTATCAGTATGTCCACTGTGACTGTGGTGGACTGGACTGGCTCTCCATTGTCCTTGATCTCTATTAGCAGTCTTTGAGAGGCGTCATCCTGCTCTGAAACAGAGCGTTTAGTCCTCACCTCTCCAGTGTAAAGATTCACAGCGAACAGAGACGAGTCTGTAGCTTCCGCGAGTCTATAGGAAATCCAGGCGTTGTGGCCCGAGTCAGCATCCACAGCTGTTACCTTGGTGACAAGGTGCCCCGTTTTAGCAGACCGGGGCATCCTCTGATGAGACACAGACCCCGTGATCGCGGAGGGGTAAATGACAGCGGGGATATTGTCGTTTTGATCCAGAATAAAAACATTAACGGTAGCGTTGCTGGTAAGCGACGGAGAGCCCTGGTCTTTAGCCTGTACTAGAAACTGGAACACTTTGATTTTTTCATAGTCAAAAGAGTGCATACTGAAGAT encodes the following:
- the LOC121709120 gene encoding protocadherin gamma-C5-like isoform X30: MKHLWRIRAWVWRALWILPLVLLCNPVKAQIRYTVPEELKEGSVVGNIAKDLNLDVRDIANRKLRIASESGNRYFTVDLAKGELLVDQRIDRESLCRQNADCVLPLQVVIENPLQMHRAEIHIQDINDNAPEFNSKESVLKIPESITLGKRFSLESAEDPDVGSNSLQSYSLSDNDCFRLNVKTLKDGRKVPELIVDKALDRERQSIHNLVLTAIDGGRPSKTGTTHIQVHVQDINDNEPRFELTSYKASVSESATAGFVVLTLKATDLDEGTNGEISYYFGAHTSDAVKGAFEINADTGEITVIGKLDYEEWKSYTFDVGAKDKGQPELQGDSSVNIDIVDENDNAPEIILTSLPSPVKENAPIGTVVALINVRDLDSNANGKVNLNLPTKCPFKLNSSYENHYSLITNSLLDREMTPEVSVEILASDFGSPSLTTSKTIKVKILDINDNPPAFVQSLYEVYIKENNQAGTSLFSVVAFDKDQDKNAKIMYSIKDTKFNDIPVTSYFYINSENGTIYSMNSFDYEKAKLFQIIVQANDQGSPSLSSNATVNVFIMDQNDNIPAVIYPSAAMGSVSHQRMPRSAKTGHLVTKVTAVDADSGHNAWISYRLTEATDSTLFAVNLYTGEVRTKRSVSEQDDASQRLLIEIKDNGEPVQSTTVTVDILIEDGLHEPISDFRQKGIEKDKKNSKITFYLILSLASVSVLSLLTFFILLIKCARSSRGSASCCIRGDSDGYKNPNRNLQIQLNTDGPIKYVEVLGGDMMSQSQSFGSYLSPMSEFSDLTLVKPSSTLDFKDTLRGLDASLPDSAWTFECQQQKPPNNDWRLPPNQRPGPSGAGPLPEGAGVVAGTGPWPQPPTEAEQLQALMAGANAVNEATATLGPRYNAQYVPDYRQNVYIPGSTATLTANPQQQQQPQQALPPPAAMPPVDVPKAAQTPASKKKSTKKDKK
- the LOC121709120 gene encoding protocadherin gamma-C5-like isoform X10, with amino-acid sequence MKHLWRIRAWVWRALWILPLVLLCNPVKAQIRYTVPEELKEGSVVGNIAKDLNLDVRDIANRKLRIASESGNRYFTVDLAKGELLVDQRIDRESLCRQNADCVLPLQVVIENPLQMHRAEIHIQDINDNAPEFNSKESVLKIPESITLGKRFSLESAEDPDVGSNSLQSYSLSDNDCFRLNVKTLKDGRKVPELIVDKALDRERQSIHNLVLTAIDGGRPSKTGTTHIQVHVQDINDNEPRFELTSYKASVSESATAGFVVLTLKATDLDEGTNGEISYYFGAHTSDAVKGAFEINADTGEITVIGKLDYEEWKSYTFDVGAKDKGQPELQGDSSVNIDIVDENDNAPEIILTSLPSPVKENAPIGTVVALINVRDLDSNANGKVNLNLPTKCPFKLNSSYENHYSLITNSLLDREMTPEVSVEILASDFGSPSLTTSKTIKVKILDINDNPPAFVQSLYEVYIKENNQAGTSLFSVVAFDKDQDKNAKIMYSIKDTKFNDIPVTSYFYINSENGTIYSMNSFDYEKAKLFQIIVQANDQGSPSLSSNATVNVFIMDQNDNIPAVIYPSAAMGSVSHQRMPRSAKTGHLVTKVTAVDADSGHNAWISYRLTEATDSTLFAVNLYTGEVRTKRSVSEQDDASQRLLIEIKDNGEPVQSTTVTVDILIEDGLHEPISDFRQKGIEKDKKNSKITFYLILSLASVSVLSLLTFFILLIKCARSSRGSASCCIRGDSDGYKNPNRNLQIQLNTDGPIKYVEVLGGDMMSQSQSFGSYLSPMSEFSDLTLVKPSSTLDFKDTLRGLDASLPDSAWTFECQQQKPPNNDWRLPPNQRPGPSGQHRFHTIQQRWTPYEKSRAGPLPEGAGVVAGTGPWPQPPTEAEQLQALMAGANAVNEATATLGPRYNAQYVPDYRQNVYIPGSTATLTANPQQQQQPQQALPPPAAMPPVDVPKAAQTPASKKKSTKKDKK
- the LOC121709120 gene encoding protocadherin gamma-C5-like isoform X29; amino-acid sequence: MNHFRRIRGWPWWTLCILLIVLLWSTAESQIRYTIPEELKEGSVVGNIAKDLGLDVTAISDRKLRIASVSSKQYFTVDLAKGELVVNSRIDRETLCGQNTVCVLPLQIVIENPLQQHRVEVEIQDINDNAPHFHKKEIQLKIAESITPGARFPLDSADDSDVGTNSLHSYTLNSNDFFRLNVKTLEDGRKVPELLVEKSLDREKQAIYRLILKALDGGNPVKSGTALIQINIQDSNDNEPKFGQTLYKATIKENAAIGESVLSIQATDLDEGPNGEVEYFFGEHTSDSVKKAFSVNSETGEITAICQLDYEDVRIYTFDVSAKDKGQPELEGHSSVQINILDENDNEPEIQLTSLPSPVSENATIGTAVALLNVIDLDSGDNGKIKLRVAPGYPFKLKPSFDDHYSLVTDSLLDREVKTEYDVKIIASDLGSPPLTTSKIVNVKILDINDNPPVFTHASYDVYVRENNPAGASLFSVSATDKDQDKNSMLTYSIGDTKFQDIPASSYFYINAENGTIYSMNSFDYEKLKLFQIIVQCKDQGIPSLSSNATVNVFILDQNDNIPAVIYPSAITGSVSHQRMPRSAKTGHLVTKVTAVDADSGHNAWISYRLAEATDSSLFAVNLYTGEVRTKRSVSEQDDASQRLLIEIKDNGEPVQSTTVTVDILIEDGLHEPMSDFRQKATEKDKKNSKITFYLILSLASISVLSLLTFFILIIKCARNSRGDGSCCIRRDSDGYKNPNRNLQIQLNTDGPIKYVEVLGGDMMSQSQSFGSYLSPMSEFSDLTLVKPSSTLDFKDTLRGPDASLPDSAWTFECQQQKPPNNDWRLPPNQRPGPSGAGPLPEGAGVVAGTGPWPQPPTEAEQLQALMAGANAVNEATATLGPRYNAQYVPDYRQNVYIPGSTATLTANPQQQQQPQQALPPPAAMPPVDVPKAAQTPASKKKSTKKDKK
- the LOC121709120 gene encoding protocadherin gamma-C5-like isoform X11, coding for MNHFRRIRGWPWWTLCILLIVLLWSTAESQIRYTIPEELKEGSVVGNIAKDLGLDVTAISDRKLRIASVSSKQYFTVDLAKGELVVNSRIDRETLCGQNTVCVLPLQIVIENPLQQHRVEVEIQDINDNAPHFHKKEIQLKIAESITPGARFPLDSADDSDVGTNSLHSYTLNSNDFFRLNVKTLEDGRKVPELLVEKSLDREKQAIYRLILKALDGGNPVKSGTALIQINIQDSNDNEPKFGQTLYKATIKENAAIGESVLSIQATDLDEGPNGEVEYFFGEHTSDSVKKAFSVNSETGEITAICQLDYEDVRIYTFDVSAKDKGQPELEGHSSVQINILDENDNEPEIQLTSLPSPVSENATIGTAVALLNVIDLDSGDNGKIKLRVAPGYPFKLKPSFDDHYSLVTDSLLDREVKTEYDVKIIASDLGSPPLTTSKIVNVKILDINDNPPVFTHASYDVYVRENNPAGASLFSVSATDKDQDKNSMLTYSIGDTKFQDIPASSYFYINAENGTIYSMNSFDYEKLKLFQIIVQCKDQGIPSLSSNATVNVFILDQNDNIPAVIYPSAITGSVSHQRMPRSAKTGHLVTKVTAVDADSGHNAWISYRLAEATDSSLFAVNLYTGEVRTKRSVSEQDDASQRLLIEIKDNGEPVQSTTVTVDILIEDGLHEPMSDFRQKATEKDKKNSKITFYLILSLASISVLSLLTFFILIIKCARNSRGDGSCCIRRDSDGYKNPNRNLQIQLNTDGPIKYVEVLGGDMMSQSQSFGSYLSPMSEFSDLTLVKPSSTLDFKDTLRGPDASLPDSAWTFECQQQKPPNNDWRLPPNQRPGPSGQHRFHTIQQRWTPYEKSRAGPLPEGAGVVAGTGPWPQPPTEAEQLQALMAGANAVNEATATLGPRYNAQYVPDYRQNVYIPGSTATLTANPQQQQQPQQALPPPAAMPPVDVPKAAQTPASKKKSTKKDKK